The Pyrodictium delaneyi genome contains a region encoding:
- the cobT gene encoding nicotinate mononucleotide-dependent phosphoribosyltransferase CobT has protein sequence MVGQRDMIGGIRVEGYVGQAHGFIDALQGRVIFVIVAGSTRTSTIPGISVAGPNPEATMLTPILDVEYLLAGKPITLNVVPVTPEGLPTPAVITRALVYRLGLPVLVVDAGCSSPPRVPHVALPSRRMGGRIDVEPALPRGVAKQLYMEARLLGATLAHGHDALVVGETIPGGTTVAAAVLEALGYRALGRVSSSSVQNPHGLRGQVVRAALARLSGSEDVFGVVEAVGDPVHVSLAGLAAGAVEAGAKVVLAGGTQMVSVLAILKAVEPKVLDQVAIATTPWIIRDKSSDISGLVHDVAPAVPVIAADFSLSGSKYPGLRTYEEGYVKEGVGAGGSLVLAAVRGMNIEEMVTAIEEEYERIMSLAGAERDRDRS, from the coding sequence TTGGTCGGCCAAAGAGATATGATTGGCGGAATAAGAGTCGAGGGTTACGTCGGTCAAGCTCATGGTTTCATTGATGCATTGCAGGGCCGCGTCATTTTCGTAATAGTAGCTGGAAGTACAAGGACATCAACAATCCCCGGGATTAGTGTCGCTGGGCCTAACCCGGAGGCAACTATGCTTACTCCAATACTTGATGTTGAATACCTACTTGCTGGCAAGCCTATTACGCTCAACGTGGTTCCAGTGACGCCGGAGGGGCTGCCAACGCCAGCGGTGATAACCAGGGCCCTAGTATATAGGCTCGGCCTCCCTGTCCTCGTGGTTGACGCTGGCTGTAGTTCGCCGCCTCGCGTGCCTCATGTGGCACTTCCTTCGCGACGGATGGGCGGCAGGATAGATGTCGAGCCTGCGCTCCCCAGAGGCGTTGCCAAACAGCTCTACATGGAGGCCCGTTTGCTTGGCGCCACTCTGGCTCATGGTCATGATGCATTGGTGGTAGGCGAGACTATACCAGGGGGCACTACCGTAGCGGCGGCTGTGCTCGAAGCTCTGGGCTACCGGGCGCTGGGCAGGGTTAGTAGCAGCTCGGTTCAGAACCCTCATGGGCTTCGTGGACAGGTAGTGCGGGCAGCGCTAGCCCGGCTGAGTGGGTCTGAAGACGTATTCGGGGTGGTTGAGGCTGTAGGCGACCCGGTTCACGTGTCGCTGGCGGGGCTTGCAGCGGGCGCGGTGGAGGCGGGGGCAAAGGTAGTTCTCGCAGGTGGTACCCAGATGGTGTCAGTCCTGGCAATACTAAAGGCGGTAGAGCCCAAGGTGCTAGACCAAGTAGCGATAGCTACTACGCCCTGGATAATCCGTGACAAGTCCTCTGACATCTCTGGGCTTGTCCATGATGTGGCGCCAGCTGTGCCAGTAATCGCTGCCGACTTTTCTCTCTCCGGCTCCAAGTATCCCGGACTAAGGACCTACGAGGAAGGATACGTGAAGGAGGGCGTAGGCGCTGGCGGCTCGCTCGTCCTAGCAGCCGTCCGCGGCATGAACATAGAGGAGATGGTAACTGCAATTGAAGAGGAGTATGAAAGAATAATGAGCCTAGCGGGGGCAGAGCGTGACAGAGACCGGAGTTAG
- a CDS encoding helix-turn-helix domain-containing protein gives MSAQTELKIREVIVPVEVPVRPVSKREIKQLEAMLIIGTLFRPDVIQAALNKEEFLTWVDSLAVAAAALAMEKAGYTVSQIAEELGRTEATIRRHLKGETKAGKLVRETYEMLVRGELKLAVPIVSPEAEEELRQLHEQVQKLEEEIKQLRSENTELREKLGKLDEAVKRAAGKLEEAEKAVREAREALTV, from the coding sequence ATGAGTGCGCAGACTGAGCTAAAGATACGTGAGGTCATTGTACCGGTAGAGGTCCCGGTAAGACCGGTCTCTAAAAGGGAGATCAAGCAGCTAGAGGCCATGCTTATAATAGGCACGCTATTCCGGCCGGACGTTATCCAGGCAGCACTCAACAAGGAGGAATTCCTGACCTGGGTTGACAGTCTCGCAGTCGCAGCCGCTGCTCTCGCTATGGAGAAGGCGGGATATACTGTGAGCCAGATAGCAGAGGAGTTAGGACGTACCGAGGCCACAATACGTCGTCACCTAAAGGGCGAGACTAAAGCCGGGAAGCTAGTAAGAGAAACCTACGAGATGCTAGTCCGGGGTGAGCTGAAGCTAGCTGTACCCATAGTGAGCCCAGAAGCCGAGGAGGAGCTAAGACAACTACACGAGCAAGTCCAGAAGCTAGAGGAGGAAATCAAGCAGCTACGTTCCGAGAATACCGAGTTACGCGAAAAGCTAGGAAAACTAGATGAAGCCGTGAAGAGGGCTGCCGGAAAGCTAGAGGAAGCGGAGAAGGCGGTACGTGAGGCGCGTGAAGCCCTCACAGTCTAG
- the amrS gene encoding AmmeMemoRadiSam system radical SAM enzyme, producing the protein MTEPGSSRLLGKPYVREAELWGPLSDRPGFVRCNLCARRCVIAPGKYGVCGVRKNIDGKLYTLVYGLLTAMNIDPIEKKPMFHFEPGSQVLSISTVGCSFYCMFCQNWEISQSRLEQGLYGRYVPPEEVVEKALEYGADGIAYTYNEPTIFFEYMRDVARLAKKHGLYNMMVTNGYATPEAIRELAPYIDAATVDFKGGGNPEFYRKFMAVPDPSPIYTAMEEMKRAGWFIEVTNLVVPKYGDHENDVRRLARWIVEKLGPETPFHLLRFHPDFRLQNLPPTPVETLEKLAEAAKEEGLQYVYIGNVWGHPLENTYCPRCGYTVIERRGFTILAWRLTKDNRCQNCGTKINIRGRFHGSGGGILPLLVY; encoded by the coding sequence TTGACAGAGCCTGGCTCCAGTAGGCTTCTTGGGAAACCTTATGTTCGTGAAGCCGAGCTATGGGGGCCACTAAGTGATCGACCAGGGTTCGTACGTTGCAACCTTTGTGCCCGGCGCTGTGTGATAGCGCCGGGCAAGTACGGCGTCTGTGGTGTCCGTAAGAACATTGACGGAAAGCTTTACACTCTAGTTTATGGACTATTGACTGCTATGAATATTGATCCTATTGAGAAGAAACCTATGTTCCATTTTGAACCTGGTAGTCAAGTACTCTCTATAAGCACTGTAGGCTGCAGCTTTTACTGCATGTTCTGCCAGAACTGGGAGATCAGTCAATCAAGGTTAGAGCAAGGACTCTATGGCCGCTATGTGCCGCCGGAAGAAGTTGTAGAGAAGGCCCTAGAATATGGCGCTGACGGTATAGCTTACACGTATAACGAGCCCACGATATTCTTCGAGTACATGAGGGACGTGGCCCGGTTAGCTAAGAAGCATGGACTCTATAATATGATGGTGACTAATGGCTATGCAACACCCGAGGCAATAAGAGAGCTGGCCCCTTACATCGACGCTGCCACTGTTGACTTCAAGGGTGGAGGCAACCCCGAGTTCTACCGCAAGTTTATGGCAGTCCCTGATCCTTCGCCAATCTACACTGCCATGGAAGAGATGAAGCGGGCGGGCTGGTTCATAGAGGTCACAAATCTCGTTGTACCCAAGTATGGTGACCACGAGAATGATGTCAGGAGGCTCGCGCGCTGGATAGTCGAAAAGCTAGGCCCAGAAACGCCGTTTCATCTGCTACGCTTCCACCCTGACTTCCGCCTCCAGAACTTGCCGCCAACACCGGTCGAGACCCTGGAAAAGCTAGCAGAGGCAGCCAAGGAGGAAGGACTCCAGTACGTTTACATCGGAAACGTCTGGGGTCACCCATTAGAGAACACCTATTGTCCTCGCTGCGGCTATACGGTGATAGAGAGGAGAGGTTTCACTATATTGGCCTGGAGGCTCACAAAAGACAACCGCTGTCAAAATTGTGGCACGAAGATCAATATCCGGGGTCGCTTCCACGGAAGTGGAGGCGGTATTCTACCCTTGTTAGTATACTAG